A DNA window from Oscillatoria sp. FACHB-1406 contains the following coding sequences:
- a CDS encoding NifU family protein produces the protein MATLTLTPDNVEQVLDELRPYLMADGGNVELVEIDGPIVKLRLQGACGSCPSSTMTLKMGIERRLRELIPEISEVEQAF, from the coding sequence ATGGCAACTTTAACCCTCACTCCCGATAACGTCGAACAAGTTTTAGATGAACTGCGCCCTTACCTAATGGCCGATGGCGGTAACGTCGAATTAGTCGAAATTGACGGACCGATCGTAAAATTGCGCTTGCAAGGCGCGTGCGGTTCCTGCCCCAGTTCCACAATGACGCTCAAAATGGGCATCGAACGCCGCTTGCGGGAACTCATCCCCGAAATTTCTGAAGTCGAGCAAGCCTTCTAA